DNA sequence from the Gammaproteobacteria bacterium genome:
CGCTCGCCGATGCCCTTGATGGTCTTCTGCACCTCGCGGATGCGTTCGTCGAGGCGGCGCCAATAGGGCAGCATGCGCTTGAGCAGCTTGTGGCGTTCGCCGCTCGCAATGCGGTACTCGCGCGTGATGTCCTGAGTGGACCGCTTCAGGGTGTGGTGGATGTCCTGCAGGATCCGCGCGATGGTCGGATCGCCGTCGGTCGGGATCTTCGCCACCGCCTCCACGGCATCCAGCCAGGCCGGCGGTTCGGGCGGCGTTTCGGCGGTTTCGCGGTAATCCTCGTCGATATGCGTAATCTGCTCGGAGAGCTGGCGATGCAGGGCCGGATAGCTGCTCAGGTCACGGCTCACCACGGCGTTGATGCGGTGGAACTCGCGCTCGATGATGCGCTCCTGATTCTCGGCCGCCATGGCCAGCAGCACTTCGCGGTTGCGCCGCCCGAGCCGGGTCTCGGCCAGCCTGACCGAGTGGGCCGACTTGCGCAGCGCGTTATAGAGGACATGACTCAGGGTGCGGATGAACTCATGAGCCGGACGGCGCGCCAGATACAGGGCAACCAGCAGAATGACCACCCAGATCGACACTGAGAGCGCCATGGAATGCGACCACAGGCCGAGAATTGTCTCCCAGGTCATGTTGCCTCCTAGATATAATAGTTTGAATTAATTGAAATTATCCTAACCCGGGCAAGCCGCCCTGGCCAAATACTGGCCTGCTTTTATAGTCCATTCGCCCTATCCGGGTAAACCCGGAGGGGCTTTTGCACTCCGTCAGTAAAGATGAAACACTTGAAACTTTGATTGCAGGCCGCCCACGGATATCGATATGGACAGCACCCTGATCACCAACGCACGCATTGTCACCGACGGACGCCAATTCGAAGGCGACGTCCTGATCGAAGGAGATCGCATCAGCGCCATCGGCGGCGATCTTTCCGCCCGCACCGCGGACAGGGTGATCGACGCGGCCGGGCGCCTGCTCATACCGGGCATGATCGACGATCAGGTCCACTTCCGTGAGCCGGGCATGCCCGACAAGGGTGACATCGCCACCGACTCCGCCGCTGCGGTGGCCGGCGGCATCACCAGTTTCATGGACATGCCGAACACCCGTCCGAACACCCTCACACAGGAAATACTGGAAGACAAGTACGCCCTCGCCGCCGGGCGCGCCCACGCCAACTATGCCTTTTACCTTGGCGCCTCCAACGACAACCTGGAGGACATCAAGCGCCTCGAACCCGGCCGCGCCTGCGGCATCAAGGTCTTCATGGGCGCCTCCACCGGCAACATGCTGGTCGACAACCCCGACACCCTGGACGGCATCTTCGCGCACGCCCCGACCATGGTCGTGACCCATTGCGAGGACACCCCCACCATCCTGGCCAACGAGCAGGCATGGCGTGAACGCTACGGCGAGGACGTCCCGTTCGCCGCGCACGGGCAGATCCGCAGCGTCGAGGCCTGCTACAAATCCTCCTCGCTGGCCGTAGAGCTCGCGCGCAAACACGGCACGCGGCTGCATATCCTGCATCTGTCCACCGGTCGCGAACTGGAGCTGTTCTCCACCCAGCCGTTGGCGGAGAAACAGATCACGGCCGAGGCCTGCGTGCATTTCCTGTGGTTCTCGGATGAGGACTATGCGGAAAAAGGCGCGCTCATCAAATGCAATCCGGCCATCAAGACCGCCGCGGACCGCGCCGCCATTCTGCAGGGCCTAAAGGACGGCCGCCTGGACGTGATCGGTACCGATCACGCGCCGCACACCTGGGCCGAGAAACAAAACAGCTACTTCAAGGCGCCTTCCGGCCTGCCGCTGGTGCAGCATGCCCTGCCGGTGCTGCTGGAACTGCATCGCCGCGGCGACCTGGACCTGGAACTGATCGTGGAAAAGACCAGCCACGCGGTGGCCGAACGCTTCCGGATCGAGGAGCGCGGGTACATCCGCGAGGGCTACTACGCCGACCTGGCGCTGATCGATCTGGAAAAGCCCTGGACCGTGGAACGCGACAACGTATTGTACAAGTGCGGCTGGTCACCCTTCGAGGGCACGACCTTCCACGCGACGATCGACATGACCTGGGTCAATGGCCGGCTTGCCTGGGCCGATGGCAGACTGCAGCCCGGGACGCACGGCCAGCGGCTGAAGTTCAGCGCCTAAGGAAAATCCCGCCGTGAAGATGCGCGCTCACAGGCGCGTATAGGGCACCACCCGCCCCGGCCCTTCCTGGTGGGCCAGCAGCATGGCCTGGTCGGCCCGCTGCATCAGCATTTGCCCGATCTCCACCACGTCGGGCAGCTCCTCCGGGTGTTCGCAACTGGCCACGCCCACAGACACGGTGACGTCGACCCGCTGACCGTTGTGGAGCAGGACGGGCTTGATGGAGACCTGATCGCGGATTCGCTCCGCCACCCCGGTCGCGTCCTCCAGGCCGGCCTCGGGCAGCAGCACGACGAACTCGTCCCCGCCGTAACGTGCATACACGTCGAACTTGCGCAGCGGCAGGGCCATGCGCGAAGCGACCGCGCGGATGATATCGTCCCCTGCCCGATGCCCATGGCTGCTGTTCAGCGGTTTGAAGTCGTCGATATCGATGAACAGGAAGGAGATGGGATTCTGCTCGCGCTGCGCGGCCAGCACCTCCTCCTGCAGACGCTGGTCGAAGTAGCGCTGATTGCGGATGCCGGTCAGCGGGTCGGTGATACCGAACTGCTCGAGGCGCATCAGATTGACCGCATTCTCGATGCTGATGGCGGCCATGACGGCCAACCGGTCCAGGAAGTACATACCGGCATCTGCGCTGTAACGGTCCGGATCGGTACTCGCGTAGGCCAGCTGACCTACACGTTTGTCGCCGCGTTTGAGGGGCAGAATCACGACGCTGGCCAGCGCTTCCACGCCGGGGAACAGCGGGCCGTGAATGAGTTCCTCGAAATCGCCCATGTAGGGCTCGTGTTCCAGCCCAATCTCGGCCTCATCTTGGGAAACCAGGACCACTTCCGGTTGCGGTTCATCGATCTCGCGGTCGAAATGGCGACGCAGTTCGTGATCATCGTCGAGGACCGTCAGGCTGGCCGCATCGATACCGAACTCGCGCGGCACGTCGTGGATCAGCAACTCGAACAGGGAGCGGATGTCTGCGGTGGTCAGCAGGCGGATTTCCAGCGCATGCAGGCGCTCGAGCTTGCCTTCGTTCTCGCGCACCTGCGCCAGCAGCGTATCGAGCTGGCGCTTCAGATCCTGGTCGTTCTGCTGCTCCATCGCCCTGCCTTATTCCGCCAGATCCAGCTCGCGAACCAGCCGCATGCCGAGGTTCACGTCGAGTTCGTCGCGCAACCGGGTCATGCGCGCCGCACTGCGCGCCTGGGCCGCACTGTCGAAATACGACCCGCCCTTGGTCACGATACGCTGCGTGCCGTGCAGCGGCGCCGGAGCGCCGTCCCGGTTGGCGTTGATGTGCGAATTGGTCCAGGGATTAACGGTGAACTCCCAGACGTTGCCGTGCATGTCGTGCAACCCCCAGGTATTGGCGGGTTTCTCGCCGACCTCGGCCGCGCGCTGCAGGGGGAAGCAGCGCGGCAGAAACCAGCGTCGCTTCTGCCTGGCCTCCTCGTAAGGGAAGGTGCTGTTGAAATGCGCCTCCTTGCAGGTCAGCGATGCCCCGAAATGGAAAGGCGTCAGGCTGCCCGCCCGGCAGGCATACTCCCATTCCGCCTCGGTAGGCAGGCGATAGCGCTGGCCGGTCTGCTCACTCAGCCAATCGGCATACAACTGGGCGTCCTTGAGACGGATGTTCATCACCGGTCGGCGTCCGGAAGACCAGATCAGGTCGGAACGGATCACCCAGCCGGTATCGAGGCGGAAGCGGTCGAATTCCTCCACCGTTACCGTGTAGCGTCCCAACGCAAAGGGCCGGCCCAGGCAGACCGTGTGCTGCGGATGCTCGCTGGACTGATGGCCGAACTCGGTGCGTAACGAGCCCATCTCGAACATCCCCGGCGGGATCATCTGCATCCAGGGCCCGGCGGAACCATCCGCCAGGGTGTCCTGGAACGCCGCGTCGACGCCGGCGCGCTCCGCCGCCACGGCTTGCCACGCCAGCAGGGCCGCCTCGTCCATATCGTGGACATAGGGCAGATCCGGTTCGCAGGGAACCTTCGATTGTCGTGCTTCCATCATCGACCGCTCAAACCTCGTCATTATCGGGGGCGATCAGGCCGCCACATGTTCGAAAAAGTATACACCGGCCGGTTCAATCCCACCGGCCGGGTCATCGGGACCCCGTGCGCGAAGATTGGTCTATATTCACTGGGGACCGCAACTTTCAAGCACAGGAGGACGCCCATGAAAGTGACCCAGGACGAACAGGGGCGCGTACGGATCGAAGTCGACATCGAGACCGGCTTCAAGCTGGCCGACCAGATCCGCGAACATGCAAACGACACCACCAACGGCTGCCTCGCCCTGGCCAGCCTGCTGCACGAGGCGTACTACAACGCCAAAAACGATTTCCGCCAACCCCCGCACGCCTTTGACGAAAAAGCGCCGAAGGCACCCAGCGCCAGCTAAGTCGGAGGAGAACATCCATGAACATCGAACGCGAAGACGGCAAGAATGTGGTCATCAACGCGTCGGAAGGTACCGCAAGCGACCTGCTGGCCGGCCTGGAAGCGCACCGCGAGGAATTCGGAGAGCTTGGCGCCCAACTGGCCCGCATGCTGCGTGACGCCGGCATCCATCCGCCTGCGGAACCCGATCACGTCCGATACGAGTACATGCCACCCGCACATTGACCATGCGTCAACAACGATAAAGGGGCCGCAAGGCCCCTTTATCGTTTTTATCGAGGGAACGGAGAGGGATTTTCCGGTTCCGGGATTCCTGTAAAATGTCACACCTGCTTCAGCATACGTGCCGTATGAATGAAACGGATTCTAAATATAACTCACCCTGCACGGATGAAACCGATGTCTGCAACGTCCATCAATACCCTGCTGGAAAACTGGCACAACCGCAGCGAACGCGAGAAATTCAGCCATGAGTACACCGTGCGGCTCACGGCCCATGAGCAGGCCAAGATCGCCGCACTGGCCGAGATGTTTCCGGGGATGGACGAAGCGCAGATCGTGCGGGACCTGATCGCCTCCGCACTCACCGAACTGGAAGCCGGCATGCCCTACGTGGCCGGCAACCGGGTCATCAGCGAGGACGAACAGGGCGATCCGATCTACGAGGATGCCGGCCTGACGCCCCGCTTCCTCGAACTGACCCGCAAGCACCTGCAGGACATCGAGGAACGCAAGGACTGAGCCGAAGACTCAGCCCTTCTTGCCTTCAGCCCCCGGCAGCTCGCTGCATTCGAGGAATATCCGCTTCTTGCACTGCCGGCAGATGTCCGGGTCCAGGCGGTGCAGCGTAATGTCGTGCAGGGCGTCGGTCTTGGACATGTACATGTTCTCCTGGCCGATCTCGTCGCGGTAGCCGCCGCGCGTCAGCGCCTCGCAGGCCCCTTCCTTGATGCGATAGAAATACAGCCCGCCACCTATCTTGCGCCGGCTGCGCGCCTCCTGGGCGAGATACTCCGCGCCCGCCACGTCCACGAAGTTGATGCCTGAGGCCACCACCAGCAGGTGCTTCTGGCCGGAATCCTTTTCCATGTACCCGCGCAGGGTTTCGCGAATGTGGTTCACCGCACCGAAGAACACCGACCCGTCGATGCGGATGATCTTGAGCTGCGGACACTCGGGCAGCTTGGGATCGCTGTTGAACTTACGGCTGGGCAGGCTCGGATCCGGCACCCGGCTCAGGATGCGCGGACGCGAGGTCCGGTTCAGATAGGCCACCAGCGAGGCGATCACCCCCACCATGATGGCGAACTCGAGATCCATCAGCAGGGTGGAGAAGAACGTCACTCCCAGCACCACGGCCTCGGCCCGACTGGTCTTGAGGATCAGCTTGATGTGATGGAAGTCGATCAGCCCCCAGGCGACCAGCATCAGAATACCGGCCATGGCGGCATTGGGCAGGTAGCTCGCATAGGGCGCAACCAGCAGCACCACGCCCATCAGCATGACACCGGCGAAGGCGGCGGCCAGCGGCGTGCGGGCACCCGCCTCGTAGTTCACGCCGGAGCGATTGAACGAGCCGGTGGCGACGTAGGCCGAGAAGAAGCTGCCGATCATGTTGGACAGCCCCTGGCCGATGAATTCCTGGTTGCCGTCGACGTGCTGGCCCGAACGCACCCCGATGGAGCGGGCGATGGAAACGGCCTCGGTCAGCGCCAGCACGGTGACCGCGATGGAGCCCGGCAGCAGCTGCTTGATGGTCTCGAGCGAAAAGGACGGCGCGGAAAGCGGCGGCAGGCTGGCCGGCAGGGCGCCCACGGTGGCAATCCCGGTGACGTCCTTGCCGTACAGCACGTTCACCACGTAGGCGGCGACGGAACCGATCAGCATGGCCGCGATCATGTAAGGCACCTTGGGGATGTACTTCTTGAAGATCAGCCCCGAGACCAGGGTCACCATACTGATCAACACCACCCAGGGATTGATCTCCACCACGTGCTGGCCGATGTGCATGATCACCTCGTGCGGATGCAGTCCGCGCGGGATGTCCATGCCCAGGAAGTGCTTGAGCTGGCTGGAGGCGATCAGGATGGCGGCGCCGGCCGTGAAGCCGATGATGACCGAATGGGAGATGAAGTTGACCAGGGTGCCGAGACGCGCCGCCCCCATCACCAGCTGGATGAGGCCGACCAGGAAGGTCAGCGTCAGGGCGTATTTGACGAATTCGGCGCTGCCCGGCGCCGCATGGGCCGACAGCACCGACAGCAGCACGATGGATGCCGCCGTGGTGGGACCCGAAACCAGGTGCCAGGAGGAGCCGAAAAAGGCGGCCACCAGGGCCGGCACCATGGCGGTGTAAAGCCCGTATTCCAGCGGCATACCGGCGATGGCCGCGAAGGCGACACCCTGCGGCAGCACCACGATGGCACCGGTCAGGCCGGCGACCAGATCCGACTTGGCCGTGGCGCGATTGACGCCGGGCAACCATTCGAGGAAGGGGAAAATCGTCTTCAGCCAGGGAGCAGTCTTCTGCACAGCCATCGGGTCCTGTTCTCGGGTCAGCGGTCAAAGAAAGGCGGGCATTCTAGCCGATCGCCTCTCTCGCCGCATGTATTTGCCCCTGAAAACAGGGAAAAACCGGCAGGAAACGGCTGTCGGTTCAGTCCGAGGAGCCCAGGCTCAGCGTTACCACTTCGTAAACGTCCTTGGACAGCCCCTCCCGGGCGGCGAGCGATTCCAGCGCCGTCCGCATATGTCCCGAACGCCCGGGTTCGAACCGTTGCCAGCGTGAGAACTGCTTGGCCAGCCGGGCGGCGACCTGGGGGTTGAGCTTGTCCAGTTCCGCCACCTGCTCGGCCAGGAAGCGGTAACCGGAGCCGTCGGGGGCATGAAAATGCAGCGGATTGGCGGCGACGAAACTGCCGATCAGGGCGCGCACCCGGTTGGGATTCCTGATCGAGAAACAGGGATGATCCATCAAGGCCCGCACGCGTTCCAGCGCGCCCGGGATGGCGGATGTCGCCTGCAGGCTGAACCACTTGTCGAGCACCAGGGAATCGTCGCGCCAGCGCGTCTCGAAATCAGTCAGGGCCTGGTCGCGCTGCTCGCAATCGATGTCGTTCACCCCCCGCAACGCCCCCAGCACATCGGTCATGTTGTCCGCGGCCCGGGCCTGTTCCACCGCCAGATCGCACAAATCGGCCTCGCGCAACTCCAGCAGATAACCCAGGCAAACGTTCTTCAGGCTGCGCCGCGCGATGGCCTCGGGCGACTTGGAGTAATGCTCGTCGACGCCGGCGTGATAGCGCTCCAGCATGACCTCGCGCAGGGATTGCGCCAGGGTGTGGCGCACGAAACGGCGCGTGGCGTGCAGGGCCTCGGGGTCGGCCGAGTCCATCTGATCGATCAGATAGGACACCGACGGCAGACGCAGGGCCTCGGCGATCAGCGCCGGATCGGCGTCCTGATCGGACAACAGCTGCGCGTAGGCATCGATGAACTCCGGTGCGAGGCCGATCGCATCCCCGCGACTGTAGTCGGCCGCCAGTTCCAGCAGGGTCCGGGTGGCCAGCTGGTGCCCGGCCTCCCAGCGATTGAACTCGTCCGTATCGTGGGCCATCAGGAAGGCCCGCTCGGCCTCCGTATAGGGATACTCGAGACAAACCGGTGCCGAAAAGCCGCGCAGCAGGGATGGCACGGGCCGTTCCGGGACGTTCACGAAGGTGAACGACTGGGATTTTTCGGTCAGGCGCAGCACGCGCGAGCCGCCGACCGGCGCCTCCTCGCCCTCGAGCTGTAACGGAATTTCGCGCCCGGCCCCGTCGAGCAGACCGACCGCCAGCGGAATCAGCTGGGGCTGCTTGCCGGTCTGTCCGGGGGTGTCAGGAATCGACTGGCTGACGTGCAGCGTGCAGGTCTGCGCCGCCGGATCCCAGGCCTGTTCCACCTTGACCCGCGGCGTGCCCGCCTGGCTGTACCACAGCTTCATCGGCTCCAGATCGACGCCGTTGGCGGACGCCATCGCCTGGCGGAAATCGTCCGTGGTGGCCGCCTGACCGTCGTGGCTGCGCAGGTAATGCTCCAGGCCGCGCCGGAATCCGTCGCGTCCCAGCAGGGTCTGGTACAGGCGCACCACCTCGGCGCCCTTCTCGTAGACCGTAACCGTATAGAAGTTGTTGATTTCCATATAGGAATCCGGACGCACCGCGTGCGCCATGGGGCCGGCGTCCTCGGCGAACTGCACATCCCGCAACAGGCGCACGTCCTCGATGCGCTTGACCGCGCGCGAGTTCATGTCCGCGCTGAATTCCTGGTCGCGGAACACCGTCAGGCCTTCCTTGAGAGAGAGCTGGAACCAGTCGCGGCAGGTCACACGGTTGCCGGTCCAGTTGTGGAAGTATTCGTGTCCGATGACCCCTTCGATCGCCAGGTAGTCGGCATCGGTGGCGGTTTCCGGACTGGCGAGCACGAACTTGGAGTTGAAGACGTTCAGCCCCTTGTTCTCCATCGCCCCCATGTTGAAGTCGTCGACCGCCACGATCATGTAGATGTCGAGGTCATACTCCAGACCGAAGGTCTGCTCGTCCCAGCGCATGGCCTTCTTGAGCGAGTCCATGGCGTGATCGCACTTGTCCAGGTTGTGATGCTGGACGTAGATGCGCAGCGCCACCTCCCGCCCCGAAGCGGTCGCATAACGGTCCTCGTGACAGCCGAGGTCGCCGGCCACCAGCGCGAACAGGTAACCCGGCTTCGGGAAAGGGTCCTGCCAGACGACGTAGTGTCGCCCGTCATCGGTCTCGCCCTGTTCGATCAGGTTGCCGTTGGACAGCAGCACCGGATAGCGGGCGCGTTCCGCCACGATGCTGGTCTTGAAGCGGGCCAGCACGTCGGGCCGGTCGAGATACCAGGTGATGTGCCGGAACCCTTCCGCCTCGCATTGGGTGCAGAAATTGCCCGAGGACTTGTACAGCCCCTCCAGCGCCGTATTGTCCTGGGGCCGGGTGGCGGCCGTGGTCTCCAGCACGAAGGACTCCGGCGGGTCGATCAGCTCGAGACCGTGCGCATCCAGGTGATACGCGGTTTCCGGCAGGGCCTGGCCGTTCACGGCGATGGCTCGCAGCGACAGCCCTTCGCCATCCAGCCGTAATTTGTCGCCCGGTGCCGGATGGTCCGGATTGCGCCGGAGCGAAAGCCGGGCATGAACCAGCGTTTCGTCCTCCCCCAGTTCGAAGCGCAGATCGACGTCGTCGATCAGGTAAGGCGGCGGGGTGTAATCCTTGAGATAAATTCGGCTGTGGGGACTCGTTTCTCTCATGGGGCGGACACCAGGCGTAGGGTGAGTTTAGCGACGCGGTCACATAGGTTGGCACATGTTAGCATTGCGCCTGCGCTTTATCCGGGGTATCTGATCGCCCGTGACCGGCAATCCGGACGATACCGGCGGTGTTTTCGCAGCGCCCCGGGGTTTTACCGACTATTCCATGCAGCCAGCACAGCTCACGGCGTGAAATTCGATCTCTTTTACGAACTGTCCAACCCGCCTTTTCATCTGCGGGAAGAGACGCGGCTGTTCGCCGAAACCCTGGATGAGATCGCCTACGCCGAAACCCTGGGCTTCGATACCGCCTGGCTGGTGGAACACCACTTCATGCCCGGTTATTCCCATGCCAGCGCGCCGGAGCTGTTTCTGGCCGCGCTGACCCAGCGCACCCGGCGGCTGCGCCTCGGCCATGCCATCGTGCCGCTGCCCTACAACCACCCGGTGCGGGTGGCGGAACGCATCGCGAGCCTCGACGTACTGTCCGGCGGCCGGATCGAGTTCGGCTTCGGGCGCGGATTTTCCCCCAAGGAGTACGCCAGCTTCGGCGTGGCCATGGGTGACAGCCGCAGCTATACCCAGGAATCGCTGGAGATCATCCAGCGGGCCTTCGCCTCACCCACCGTTTCATATCAGGGCCGGCACTTCCAGCTCGATGAGGTCGAGATCACGCCCTCGGTGGTACAGCAACCGCACCCGCCGATCTGGACCGCAGCGGTCAGTCCGGACTCGTTCGACATGGCGGCCCGCCTCGGCATCGGCGTATTGGTCGGCCCGTTCAAACCCTGGTTCATGGTGCGCGAGGACATCCGCCAGTACCGCGAGGCCTGGCGCAAATACCACGGCGATGCCCCACTGCGCCCCGGCCAGAACCG
Encoded proteins:
- the pepN gene encoding aminopeptidase N — its product is MRETSPHSRIYLKDYTPPPYLIDDVDLRFELGEDETLVHARLSLRRNPDHPAPGDKLRLDGEGLSLRAIAVNGQALPETAYHLDAHGLELIDPPESFVLETTAATRPQDNTALEGLYKSSGNFCTQCEAEGFRHITWYLDRPDVLARFKTSIVAERARYPVLLSNGNLIEQGETDDGRHYVVWQDPFPKPGYLFALVAGDLGCHEDRYATASGREVALRIYVQHHNLDKCDHAMDSLKKAMRWDEQTFGLEYDLDIYMIVAVDDFNMGAMENKGLNVFNSKFVLASPETATDADYLAIEGVIGHEYFHNWTGNRVTCRDWFQLSLKEGLTVFRDQEFSADMNSRAVKRIEDVRLLRDVQFAEDAGPMAHAVRPDSYMEINNFYTVTVYEKGAEVVRLYQTLLGRDGFRRGLEHYLRSHDGQAATTDDFRQAMASANGVDLEPMKLWYSQAGTPRVKVEQAWDPAAQTCTLHVSQSIPDTPGQTGKQPQLIPLAVGLLDGAGREIPLQLEGEEAPVGGSRVLRLTEKSQSFTFVNVPERPVPSLLRGFSAPVCLEYPYTEAERAFLMAHDTDEFNRWEAGHQLATRTLLELAADYSRGDAIGLAPEFIDAYAQLLSDQDADPALIAEALRLPSVSYLIDQMDSADPEALHATRRFVRHTLAQSLREVMLERYHAGVDEHYSKSPEAIARRSLKNVCLGYLLELREADLCDLAVEQARAADNMTDVLGALRGVNDIDCEQRDQALTDFETRWRDDSLVLDKWFSLQATSAIPGALERVRALMDHPCFSIRNPNRVRALIGSFVAANPLHFHAPDGSGYRFLAEQVAELDKLNPQVAARLAKQFSRWQRFEPGRSGHMRTALESLAAREGLSKDVYEVVTLSLGSSD
- a CDS encoding SulP family inorganic anion transporter, with the translated sequence MQKTAPWLKTIFPFLEWLPGVNRATAKSDLVAGLTGAIVVLPQGVAFAAIAGMPLEYGLYTAMVPALVAAFFGSSWHLVSGPTTAASIVLLSVLSAHAAPGSAEFVKYALTLTFLVGLIQLVMGAARLGTLVNFISHSVIIGFTAGAAILIASSQLKHFLGMDIPRGLHPHEVIMHIGQHVVEINPWVVLISMVTLVSGLIFKKYIPKVPYMIAAMLIGSVAAYVVNVLYGKDVTGIATVGALPASLPPLSAPSFSLETIKQLLPGSIAVTVLALTEAVSIARSIGVRSGQHVDGNQEFIGQGLSNMIGSFFSAYVATGSFNRSGVNYEAGARTPLAAAFAGVMLMGVVLLVAPYASYLPNAAMAGILMLVAWGLIDFHHIKLILKTSRAEAVVLGVTFFSTLLMDLEFAIMVGVIASLVAYLNRTSRPRILSRVPDPSLPSRKFNSDPKLPECPQLKIIRIDGSVFFGAVNHIRETLRGYMEKDSGQKHLLVVASGINFVDVAGAEYLAQEARSRRKIGGGLYFYRIKEGACEALTRGGYRDEIGQENMYMSKTDALHDITLHRLDPDICRQCKKRIFLECSELPGAEGKKG
- a CDS encoding type 1 pili tip component, which gives rise to MSATSINTLLENWHNRSEREKFSHEYTVRLTAHEQAKIAALAEMFPGMDEAQIVRDLIASALTELEAGMPYVAGNRVISEDEQGDPIYEDAGLTPRFLELTRKHLQDIEERKD
- a CDS encoding LLM class flavin-dependent oxidoreductase encodes the protein MKFDLFYELSNPPFHLREETRLFAETLDEIAYAETLGFDTAWLVEHHFMPGYSHASAPELFLAALTQRTRRLRLGHAIVPLPYNHPVRVAERIASLDVLSGGRIEFGFGRGFSPKEYASFGVAMGDSRSYTQESLEIIQRAFASPTVSYQGRHFQLDEVEITPSVVQQPHPPIWTAAVSPDSFDMAARLGIGVLVGPFKPWFMVREDIRQYREAWRKYHGDAPLRPGQNRRVAMTVGMFCHEDARAARRIANEPFVWFYRQLLGQTRPILEKLYDSFEYYRKMGRFRGMLDMAVNLKLLDSLGMAIVGDPEHCIRELKTLQAEGVDHVLLAFGAGAMPTETIRGSMRLFSEQVMPALRETAA
- a CDS encoding dihydroorotase, which produces MDSTLITNARIVTDGRQFEGDVLIEGDRISAIGGDLSARTADRVIDAAGRLLIPGMIDDQVHFREPGMPDKGDIATDSAAAVAGGITSFMDMPNTRPNTLTQEILEDKYALAAGRAHANYAFYLGASNDNLEDIKRLEPGRACGIKVFMGASTGNMLVDNPDTLDGIFAHAPTMVVTHCEDTPTILANEQAWRERYGEDVPFAAHGQIRSVEACYKSSSLAVELARKHGTRLHILHLSTGRELELFSTQPLAEKQITAEACVHFLWFSDEDYAEKGALIKCNPAIKTAADRAAILQGLKDGRLDVIGTDHAPHTWAEKQNSYFKAPSGLPLVQHALPVLLELHRRGDLDLELIVEKTSHAVAERFRIEERGYIREGYYADLALIDLEKPWTVERDNVLYKCGWSPFEGTTFHATIDMTWVNGRLAWADGRLQPGTHGQRLKFSA
- a CDS encoding formylglycine-generating enzyme family protein, with translation MMEARQSKVPCEPDLPYVHDMDEAALLAWQAVAAERAGVDAAFQDTLADGSAGPWMQMIPPGMFEMGSLRTEFGHQSSEHPQHTVCLGRPFALGRYTVTVEEFDRFRLDTGWVIRSDLIWSSGRRPVMNIRLKDAQLYADWLSEQTGQRYRLPTEAEWEYACRAGSLTPFHFGASLTCKEAHFNSTFPYEEARQKRRWFLPRCFPLQRAAEVGEKPANTWGLHDMHGNVWEFTVNPWTNSHINANRDGAPAPLHGTQRIVTKGGSYFDSAAQARSAARMTRLRDELDVNLGMRLVRELDLAE
- a CDS encoding DUF484 family protein, encoding MEQQNDQDLKRQLDTLLAQVRENEGKLERLHALEIRLLTTADIRSLFELLIHDVPREFGIDAASLTVLDDDHELRRHFDREIDEPQPEVVLVSQDEAEIGLEHEPYMGDFEELIHGPLFPGVEALASVVILPLKRGDKRVGQLAYASTDPDRYSADAGMYFLDRLAVMAAISIENAVNLMRLEQFGITDPLTGIRNQRYFDQRLQEEVLAAQREQNPISFLFIDIDDFKPLNSSHGHRAGDDIIRAVASRMALPLRKFDVYARYGGDEFVVLLPEAGLEDATGVAERIRDQVSIKPVLLHNGQRVDVTVSVGVASCEHPEELPDVVEIGQMLMQRADQAMLLAHQEGPGRVVPYTRL